The DNA region CCGCACCTTCTACTCGGCCATCACCGGCCTGGACCGGCAGGCCGAGCTGGTATCGCTGCGGGTCTCGGGCAGCGAGGCGGCGTTCCAGTTCGCGTTGACCATCACCAATGGCGACCACCGGATGCGCATCGAGCCCATCGACGTGATGGCGTTCGACGCCGACGGCAAGATCTCCGGGATGAAGGCCTACTGGTCGGCGGAGAACATCACC from Mycolicibacter sp. MU0083 includes:
- a CDS encoding nuclear transport factor 2 family protein — encoded protein: MTSAPERAQAIIETVHRYIELVGGGGNEDDLVGLYAADATVEDPVGGEVHIGHQAIRTFYSAITGLDRQAELVSLRVSGSEAAFQFALTITNGDHRMRIEPIDVMAFDADGKISGMKAYWSAENITQL